In Mycoavidus cysteinexigens, a genomic segment contains:
- a CDS encoding coiled-coil domain-containing protein codes for MAHALNLKELRNLVMAMAIFDTLKFSKRLKEAGVPSAQAEAEAEVLSEIFAVNLQELPTKKDLHAVKEELRHEISDLRKDMDLKFEQTTSALRGEISGLRDGLRGEISSLREEASNNKFELLKWFVGISIAQVGLIIGILKFLPGNI; via the coding sequence ATGGCGCATGCGCTCAATTTGAAAGAACTAAGGAACTTGGTGATGGCAATGGCAATATTTGATACTTTAAAATTTTCTAAACGCTTAAAAGAAGCGGGCGTTCCAAGTGCTCAAGCAGAGGCTGAAGCAGAGGTTTTGTCGGAGATATTTGCCGTCAATTTGCAAGAGTTGCCAACCAAAAAAGATTTGCATGCAGTTAAAGAGGAGCTGCGGCATGAGATTAGTGATTTACGTAAAGATATGGACCTCAAGTTTGAGCAAACAACATCTGCTCTTCGAGGTGAAATATCTGGTCTGCGTGATGGCCTTCGAGGCGAAATATCTAGCCTGCGAGAGGAAGCATCTAATAATAAGTTTGAGCTTCTAAAATGGTTTGTGGGAATCTCTATTGCGCAGGTTGGTTTGATTATCGGTATATTGAAATTTTTGCCGGGTAATATTTAG
- the trpD gene encoding anthranilate phosphoribosyltransferase — MCITPQEALQRTIEHREIFHDEMLHLMRLIMRGEVSPLMTAAILAGLRTKKETIGEITAAAMVMREFAAHVEIADSTHFVDIVGTGGDGLHTFNISTAAMFVVAAAGAKVAKHGNRGVSSKSGSADVLEALGVNLALKPDQVSACIAETGIGFMYAPNHHPAMSKVAQLRREMKVRTIFNILGPLTNPAHAPNQLMGVFHPDLVGIQVRVMQRLGAQHVLVVCGRDNMDEISLCAPTLVGELHNGSIREYEIQPEDFGLQLASSQALKVTDIESSKAMLLAALDNQPGAARNIVILNAGAALYTANIAPSIGAGIDLARETLVSGAAQAKITELVRYTQQFKS, encoded by the coding sequence ATGTGTATTACCCCACAAGAAGCCCTGCAACGCACGATTGAACACCGCGAAATCTTCCACGACGAGATGTTGCATCTAATGCGCTTGATTATGCGTGGCGAAGTTTCACCTTTGATGACTGCCGCCATCTTGGCCGGCCTGCGCACCAAAAAAGAAACCATAGGCGAAATCACCGCCGCCGCAATGGTCATGCGAGAATTCGCCGCCCATGTCGAGATCGCTGACTCTACCCATTTTGTTGATATTGTAGGCACTGGCGGCGACGGCTTACACACCTTTAATATTTCTACCGCTGCCATGTTCGTGGTCGCCGCTGCTGGCGCGAAAGTCGCCAAACACGGCAATCGCGGCGTTTCAAGTAAATCCGGTAGCGCCGATGTACTCGAAGCGCTCGGCGTCAATCTCGCGCTTAAGCCAGACCAAGTCTCTGCTTGTATTGCCGAAACCGGCATTGGCTTTATGTACGCGCCCAACCACCATCCCGCCATGAGCAAAGTGGCGCAACTACGCCGTGAAATGAAGGTGCGCACAATCTTCAATATTCTAGGCCCGCTCACCAATCCGGCCCACGCCCCCAATCAGTTAATGGGCGTCTTTCATCCTGATTTAGTAGGGATCCAAGTTAGAGTCATGCAACGCCTTGGCGCACAACATGTATTGGTGGTTTGCGGGCGCGACAATATGGATGAAATCTCATTATGCGCGCCCACTTTAGTAGGCGAGTTACACAACGGGTCTATCCGCGAGTACGAAATCCAGCCAGAGGACTTCGGTTTACAGCTAGCATCAAGCCAAGCTCTCAAGGTGACCGATATTGAATCCTCAAAGGCCATGTTGCTTGCAGCACTCGACAATCAGCCAGGCGCTGCTCGCAACATCGTGATCTTAAATGCTGGCGCGGCGCTTTATACCGCGAATATAGCTCCCTCAATTGGCGCAGGCATTGACCTTGCGCGCGAAACGCTGGTCAGCGGCGCGGCGCAGGCAAAGATTACCGAACTGGTCCGCTACACACAGCAATTTAAATCTTAA
- the apaG gene encoding Co2+/Mg2+ efflux protein ApaG produces MSQYEFSISVQANYLPEQSEPEQQQFAFAYTITILNAGQVAAQLIARHWLIVDSENHTQEIKGLGVVGHQPLLQPGEQFQYTSWAIIATPVGTMRGAYFCVAEDGTRFDAPIPEFVLHMPRTLH; encoded by the coding sequence ATGAGTCAATATGAATTCAGTATTTCAGTGCAGGCTAATTATTTACCAGAACAATCAGAGCCTGAGCAGCAGCAGTTCGCTTTTGCTTACACAATCACCATTCTTAATGCGGGGCAAGTGGCAGCACAGTTGATTGCGCGTCATTGGTTAATTGTCGATAGTGAAAATCATACGCAAGAAATTAAGGGCCTAGGCGTGGTGGGGCATCAGCCGCTTCTGCAACCCGGTGAGCAATTTCAGTATACGAGTTGGGCCATCATTGCAACGCCAGTCGGTACGATGCGGGGCGCATATTTTTGTGTGGCGGAAGATGGAACTCGTTTTGATGCGCCTATTCCAGAATTCGTTTTGCATATGCCGCGCACGTTACATTGA
- a CDS encoding UbiH/UbiF family hydroxylase yields MIESQNFQIAVVGGGLVGKTAALACAQLGLRVALLAPAVSAQAAFNSRVYALSASAQVLFEQLRIWQALDPARLTPVYDMRIYGDALAELHFSAFQAHVPQLAWIIDASLLESALDVALRFQPNLVWLDRRAHHLSVLPERALLELDDGQVLKTQLVVGADGAQSWVRTQMGVKLERRAYQQIGIVANLKTEKPHRETAYQWFHKGEIMALLPLPENHVSLVWSAQEQHAQALLALDEIAFSAELEAVVGNRLGALNCVSQRQGFPLSLQKVERLIAPRVALVGDAAHLIHPLAGQGMNLGLRDVAELARVLSGKEPFRDLGDMMLLRRYERSRREDIRKLSLATDSLHRLFSWPGGFVRGIRNAGLTLLNQQSFIKRKLVASALGL; encoded by the coding sequence ATGATCGAATCTCAAAATTTTCAGATAGCTGTAGTGGGGGGAGGGCTGGTGGGTAAAACCGCAGCTCTTGCATGTGCGCAATTGGGGTTGCGGGTCGCTTTGCTGGCTCCGGCAGTGAGTGCGCAGGCGGCTTTTAATTCCCGTGTGTATGCGCTTTCTGCAAGTGCTCAAGTTTTATTTGAGCAATTACGGATCTGGCAGGCCCTTGATCCTGCGCGCTTGACCCCCGTCTATGATATGCGCATCTATGGCGATGCGTTGGCGGAATTGCATTTTTCCGCTTTTCAGGCGCATGTGCCGCAGTTGGCCTGGATTATTGACGCCTCGTTGCTTGAGTCCGCATTGGATGTGGCGCTACGGTTTCAGCCGAATTTGGTTTGGTTAGATAGGCGCGCACATCATTTGTCAGTTTTACCTGAGCGAGCTTTGCTTGAATTAGATGATGGTCAAGTGCTGAAGACCCAACTTGTGGTTGGCGCGGATGGCGCTCAGTCGTGGGTGCGTACTCAAATGGGGGTGAAACTTGAGCGGCGCGCTTATCAGCAAATAGGCATTGTTGCTAACCTCAAGACTGAAAAGCCACACCGTGAAACGGCTTACCAATGGTTTCATAAGGGTGAAATTATGGCTTTATTGCCATTGCCGGAGAATCATGTATCGCTGGTCTGGTCAGCGCAGGAACAGCATGCTCAAGCCTTACTTGCACTCGATGAAATAGCTTTTTCGGCTGAGCTTGAAGCGGTCGTAGGAAACCGGCTTGGCGCGCTTAACTGTGTGTCTCAGAGGCAAGGTTTTCCTCTCAGTTTGCAAAAAGTTGAGCGCCTGATTGCGCCACGCGTTGCGTTAGTCGGGGACGCCGCGCATTTGATTCATCCTCTGGCGGGCCAAGGGATGAACCTTGGTTTACGCGATGTGGCGGAATTAGCTCGGGTTCTCTCGGGCAAAGAGCCCTTTCGGGATTTGGGAGACATGATGCTATTACGCCGTTATGAGCGTTCTCGGCGCGAGGATATTCGTAAATTGTCGCTTGCAACGGATAGCTTGCATCGGCTTTTCTCATGGCCGGGCGGGTTTGTGCGCGGAATACGCAACGCCGGCCTGACGTTACTCAACCAGCAATCTTTTATCAAGCGCAAATTGGTTGCCTCTGCACTGGGTTTATGA
- a CDS encoding tyrosine-type recombinase/integrase produces the protein MISPFLILNENGERLTADALRFRFDAAREAAGVSKQDFQFRDLRAKAGTDKEERYGMAAAKDQLGHSDEKMTQRYVRHRKGKLVTPTR, from the coding sequence GTGATTAGTCCGTTTTTAATCTTAAATGAAAATGGCGAGCGTTTGACTGCTGATGCTTTAAGGTTCCGATTCGATGCTGCACGAGAGGCGGCTGGTGTGTCTAAGCAAGATTTTCAATTTCGAGATTTGCGGGCTAAGGCGGGTACTGATAAAGAGGAAAGATATGGTATGGCGGCAGCTAAAGATCAACTGGGACATTCTGACGAAAAGATGACGCAAAGATACGTCCGACACCGTAAAGGGAAACTAGTGACGCCTACGAGGTAG
- the ychF gene encoding redox-regulated ATPase YchF, with protein MSLKCGIVGLPNVGKSTLFNALTKAGIAAENYPFCTIEANVGVVEVPDERLVALADIVKPERTVPAIVEFVDIAGLVAGASKGEGLGNKFLANIRETDAIAHVVRCFEDPNVVHVAGQINPLADIEVINTELALADLGTVEKALSRYAKAAKSGSDKEAAKYVILLEKVQKQLDAVKPVRALDLSDDEHVLLKTLCLITAKPTMYIANVKEDGFANNPLFDMVKQHAESEKAPVVAVCAAIEAEISELPDEDKALFLADMGMDEPGLNRVIRAGFKLLGLQTYFTAGVKEVRAWTIRIGDTAPQAAGVIHTDFERGFIRAQTISLDDFIAYKGEQGAKEAGKMRAEGKDYKVQDGDVMNFLFNV; from the coding sequence ATGAGTCTCAAATGCGGCATCGTTGGTTTGCCTAACGTCGGCAAATCAACCCTTTTTAACGCCCTGACCAAAGCCGGCATTGCCGCCGAAAACTACCCATTTTGCACTATCGAAGCCAACGTGGGAGTAGTCGAAGTACCCGATGAACGGCTGGTGGCCCTCGCCGATATTGTCAAACCAGAGCGTACAGTACCGGCGATTGTTGAATTTGTGGATATTGCAGGCTTAGTTGCAGGCGCCTCAAAAGGCGAAGGACTCGGCAATAAATTTCTCGCCAATATTCGTGAAACTGACGCTATCGCCCATGTTGTGCGCTGCTTTGAGGACCCGAATGTGGTGCATGTGGCCGGTCAAATTAATCCACTAGCAGATATTGAAGTGATTAATACTGAGCTTGCGCTAGCGGATTTAGGCACAGTTGAAAAAGCGCTGTCACGTTATGCAAAAGCCGCAAAATCAGGTAGCGATAAGGAAGCCGCAAAGTATGTCATTTTGCTCGAGAAAGTGCAAAAACAGCTGGACGCTGTAAAACCTGTGCGCGCACTTGATTTATCGGACGATGAACACGTCTTACTCAAAACCTTATGCCTAATCACAGCTAAGCCAACGATGTATATCGCCAATGTGAAAGAGGATGGCTTTGCTAACAATCCCTTGTTTGACATGGTCAAACAGCATGCGGAATCAGAGAAAGCACCAGTCGTTGCAGTATGTGCAGCAATTGAAGCAGAAATTTCTGAGCTGCCTGACGAAGATAAAGCCCTCTTCTTAGCTGATATGGGGATGGATGAACCAGGACTCAACCGGGTGATTCGCGCCGGCTTCAAACTACTTGGATTACAAACCTATTTTACCGCAGGCGTTAAAGAAGTCCGTGCTTGGACCATCCGTATAGGGGATACCGCACCTCAAGCAGCCGGAGTGATTCACACTGATTTTGAGCGTGGCTTTATTCGTGCGCAAACGATCTCGCTTGATGATTTCATTGCGTATAAGGGGGAGCAAGGTGCAAAAGAAGCGGGCAAAATGCGGGCTGAGGGGAAAGATTACAAGGTGCAGGATGGGGATGTGATGAATTTTTTGTTTAATGTATAA
- the trpC gene encoding indole-3-glycerol phosphate synthase TrpC, whose protein sequence is MNDILQQIVAAKRKEVALAKSQTPIASLHAKAQITDAPRDFIKALQVRHTAGEAAVIAEIKRASPSKGVLREPFDPADIASLYAQHGAACLSVLTDKLFFQGSTADLQAARNTCALPVLRKDFMIDPYQLYETRALGADCVLLIAAILETHQMQDLEALAGELGLAVLVEVHNPEELANALTLNTPLIGVNNRNLRTFEVTLDTTLNLLTHIPADKIVVAESGITSTTDVTRLRAANVQTFLTGEALMRAPNPGLALKQLFF, encoded by the coding sequence ATGAATGACATCCTGCAGCAAATCGTTGCCGCCAAACGTAAAGAAGTCGCCCTAGCAAAGAGCCAAACTCCAATTGCAAGCCTACATGCTAAAGCACAAATCACAGATGCGCCGCGCGACTTTATCAAGGCGTTGCAGGTGCGGCATACCGCCGGTGAAGCGGCAGTCATTGCCGAAATTAAGCGCGCAAGCCCTTCCAAAGGCGTCTTGCGCGAGCCATTTGACCCGGCTGATATTGCGTCTCTTTATGCCCAGCACGGCGCCGCCTGCCTCTCCGTACTCACCGATAAATTATTTTTCCAAGGTAGCACAGCTGATCTGCAAGCCGCACGCAATACCTGCGCTTTGCCGGTTTTACGCAAAGATTTCATGATTGATCCTTATCAGCTATATGAAACACGCGCATTGGGCGCAGACTGTGTTTTGCTGATCGCCGCTATACTTGAGACCCATCAAATGCAAGATCTTGAGGCGTTAGCCGGTGAGTTAGGGCTTGCCGTACTGGTCGAAGTGCATAATCCTGAAGAGCTCGCCAACGCGCTTACGCTCAACACGCCTTTAATTGGGGTTAACAACCGTAATTTGCGCACTTTTGAAGTAACGCTCGATACTACGCTCAATCTGCTAACGCATATTCCAGCCGATAAAATAGTGGTCGCTGAGTCGGGCATTACATCCACTACTGACGTAACTCGCCTGCGCGCCGCCAATGTACAAACCTTCCTTACAGGTGAAGCATTAATGCGCGCACCCAATCCCGGACTCGCCCTTAAACAGTTATTTTTTTAA
- a CDS encoding anthranilate synthase component II encodes MLLMIDNYDSFTYNLVQYFSELGAEVLTVRNDEITLAEIAALQPNYLCLSPGPSDPQHAGITLAALREFTGKLPILGVCLGHQAIGAAFGGQVIRAQTIMHGKTSEIETDGKGVFTHLPRSFKVTRYHSLALERATLPACLEITATTADGEIMGIRHKTLPLEGVQFHPESILTEHGHALLKNFLESAATH; translated from the coding sequence ATGTTGCTGATGATCGACAATTATGATTCCTTTACATACAACCTCGTGCAATATTTTAGTGAGTTAGGCGCAGAGGTTCTCACCGTGCGCAACGATGAAATCACGCTTGCCGAAATCGCTGCTTTGCAGCCTAATTATCTTTGTTTGTCGCCCGGCCCAAGCGATCCGCAACACGCAGGAATCACGCTCGCCGCACTGCGCGAATTTACCGGGAAGCTGCCGATTCTTGGCGTTTGCCTCGGACATCAAGCGATTGGCGCGGCCTTCGGCGGCCAGGTGATCCGCGCCCAAACCATCATGCATGGCAAAACCAGCGAGATTGAAACCGATGGCAAAGGCGTCTTTACGCATTTACCCAGATCTTTTAAGGTGACGCGCTACCATTCGCTTGCCTTGGAACGGGCAACCTTGCCCGCTTGCTTAGAAATCACAGCGACCACAGCGGATGGAGAAATTATGGGTATTAGGCATAAAACACTGCCCCTAGAAGGCGTACAGTTTCATCCCGAATCAATTTTGACGGAACATGGACACGCCCTATTAAAAAATTTTTTGGAAAGCGCTGCAACGCACTAA
- a CDS encoding uracil-DNA glycosylase, with protein sequence MNVKLETGLAAQFSALPPAWRTCLAPFIVSPSYPALCRFVDGERAQGKTIYPNDVFHALTLTAPNEVKVVIIGQDPYHGEENSIPQAHGLAFSVPPGVRPPPSLRNIFKEIKAEFGHPIPSHGCLESWARQGVLLLNTVLTVERGRAGSHAKQGWESCTNILIQQLAAQHESLIFLLWGAHAQAKRALLDPSKHKILEAAHPSPLSAHRGFLGCQHFKLANEFLVNTQRPAINWQLPATADSSY encoded by the coding sequence ATGAACGTCAAACTTGAAACCGGATTAGCGGCCCAATTTTCCGCACTGCCCCCTGCCTGGCGCACTTGTCTGGCGCCATTTATCGTCAGCCCAAGCTATCCGGCACTATGTCGTTTTGTGGATGGCGAACGCGCACAAGGCAAGACGATTTATCCAAACGATGTGTTTCATGCACTAACTTTGACCGCGCCCAACGAGGTAAAAGTAGTTATCATCGGCCAAGATCCATATCATGGCGAAGAAAACAGCATTCCTCAGGCGCATGGCTTAGCATTTTCAGTGCCGCCTGGCGTCCGCCCTCCTCCATCATTACGCAATATTTTCAAAGAAATCAAAGCTGAATTTGGCCACCCAATACCATCGCATGGTTGCCTAGAGAGTTGGGCACGTCAGGGCGTACTCTTATTAAATACCGTTTTAACCGTAGAACGTGGCCGCGCGGGCAGTCATGCAAAACAGGGATGGGAGTCCTGTACAAATATCCTAATCCAACAGCTTGCTGCTCAGCATGAGAGCTTGATTTTCCTACTTTGGGGCGCACACGCGCAAGCCAAACGTGCACTGCTAGATCCAAGCAAACATAAAATCCTCGAAGCCGCTCATCCGTCGCCACTCTCTGCGCATCGAGGTTTTCTCGGCTGCCAGCATTTTAAGCTCGCCAACGAATTTTTAGTCAATACTCAGCGGCCCGCAATCAATTGGCAGCTGCCCGCAACTGCAGATTCGTCCTATTAG
- the trpE gene encoding anthranilate synthase component I, which produces MTEIEFQSLAAQGYNRIPLIAEALADLETPLSLYLKLAHTERCGTHSFLLESVVGGERFGRYSFIGLPAHTLVRAFGERCEIVQDGVVRESHEGDPLAFIAAFQKRFKVAQRAGLPRFCGGLAGYFGYDAVRYIEKKLKHTAPPDELGLPDIQLLLTEELAVIDNLAGKLYLIVYANPAMPEAYTQAKQRLRELRTRLNTAVQLPITSSSVRTEIYRQFKKEEYLQAVRTAKECIAAGELMQVQISQRLVKPYRDSPLSLYRALRSLNPSPYMYFYNFGAFQVVGASPEILVRREQQGNAHKVTIRPLAGTRPRGSTPEQDAQLAAELLNDPKEIAEHVMLIDLARNDLGRIAQTGSVRVTEQMTIEKYSHVQHIVSSVEGDLKPELDNFDILRASFPAGTLSGAPKVRALELIDELEPVKRGLYGGAVGYMSFSGEMDLAIAIRTGLIHNGNLYVQAAAGIVADSAPEAEWQETENKARAVLRAAEQVQDGLDLGF; this is translated from the coding sequence ATGACCGAAATTGAATTTCAATCTCTTGCCGCGCAAGGCTACAACCGGATTCCGTTAATTGCCGAGGCACTCGCCGACCTGGAAACGCCGCTTTCTCTTTATTTAAAGCTGGCGCACACCGAGCGCTGTGGCACGCACTCTTTTTTACTTGAATCGGTAGTCGGGGGTGAACGGTTTGGCCGTTATTCGTTTATTGGTTTGCCTGCCCATACACTGGTGCGCGCTTTCGGTGAGCGTTGCGAAATTGTGCAAGACGGCGTGGTCAGAGAAAGTCATGAAGGTGATCCACTGGCTTTTATTGCGGCTTTTCAAAAACGCTTTAAAGTAGCTCAACGGGCTGGGCTACCGCGCTTTTGTGGTGGGCTAGCCGGTTATTTTGGTTATGACGCGGTACGCTATATTGAGAAAAAGCTCAAACATACTGCGCCGCCAGACGAACTTGGCTTACCTGATATTCAACTACTATTGACCGAAGAACTCGCGGTTATCGACAACCTGGCCGGCAAACTTTATTTAATCGTCTACGCAAATCCAGCTATGCCAGAAGCGTATACCCAAGCCAAACAACGCTTGCGCGAATTACGCACACGCCTCAACACAGCCGTCCAATTGCCCATTACATCGTCCAGTGTGCGCACCGAGATCTACCGCCAGTTTAAAAAAGAAGAGTATCTTCAGGCCGTGCGTACCGCCAAGGAATGCATCGCGGCGGGTGAGCTAATGCAAGTGCAAATTAGCCAACGTCTGGTCAAACCCTATCGCGATAGCCCACTATCGCTCTATCGCGCGTTGCGCTCGCTGAATCCGTCGCCTTATATGTATTTTTATAATTTCGGGGCGTTTCAAGTGGTCGGCGCTTCGCCCGAAATTTTAGTGCGGCGCGAACAACAAGGTAACGCACACAAAGTCACGATTCGTCCGCTTGCTGGCACACGACCTCGCGGCAGCACGCCAGAGCAAGACGCTCAGCTTGCGGCTGAATTACTCAATGATCCCAAGGAAATTGCAGAACATGTCATGCTCATCGATCTTGCGCGCAATGATCTTGGGCGCATCGCGCAAACCGGCTCAGTCAGAGTGACCGAACAAATGACCATCGAAAAATACTCACATGTGCAACATATTGTCAGTTCAGTCGAAGGCGATTTAAAACCAGAGCTGGATAATTTCGATATTCTGCGCGCCAGTTTTCCTGCCGGCACCTTATCAGGAGCCCCCAAAGTCCGTGCGCTCGAGCTCATCGATGAGCTCGAGCCGGTGAAGCGCGGCCTATATGGCGGTGCGGTCGGCTATATGTCATTTTCCGGCGAAATGGATCTCGCTATCGCGATTCGAACAGGCTTAATCCATAATGGAAATTTATATGTCCAAGCCGCCGCCGGGATTGTTGCCGATTCAGCGCCAGAAGCCGAATGGCAAGAAACCGAAAACAAAGCGCGCGCAGTATTGCGCGCAGCTGAACAAGTGCAAGATGGACTAGACCTAGGATTTTAA
- the rpe gene encoding ribulose-phosphate 3-epimerase, translated as MKHYRIAPSILSADFARLGEEVRQVVDAGADWIHFDVMDNRYVPNLTVGPMVCAAIRPHTEVPIDVHLMVRPTDRMASDFAKAGANIISFHPEASEHIDRTLTLIRDHGCQAGLAFNPATPLHYLDHLMDRLDLILIMSVNPGFGGQSFIPEAINKLKAARARIDAYTAQTGREIRLQVDGGVKLDNLAAIAAAGADTFVAGSAIFGQPDYRATINAMRNQLLK; from the coding sequence ATGAAGCACTACCGAATTGCCCCAAGCATCTTATCTGCCGACTTTGCCCGCCTTGGCGAAGAGGTACGCCAAGTCGTGGACGCTGGCGCTGATTGGATTCATTTCGATGTCATGGATAACCGCTATGTGCCTAATTTAACCGTCGGCCCTATGGTATGTGCAGCCATCCGGCCCCATACTGAGGTACCGATTGACGTTCATTTAATGGTGCGTCCAACGGATCGGATGGCGTCTGATTTTGCTAAAGCAGGCGCTAATATTATTAGCTTTCATCCGGAAGCTTCGGAACATATTGATCGCACCCTCACCCTGATCCGAGACCATGGCTGCCAAGCTGGGCTTGCCTTTAATCCGGCAACCCCGCTGCATTATCTGGATCACTTGATGGATCGACTCGATTTGATTTTGATTATGTCAGTCAACCCCGGTTTTGGCGGACAATCTTTTATTCCCGAAGCCATCAATAAATTAAAGGCCGCGCGGGCTCGGATTGACGCCTATACGGCTCAAACTGGACGCGAAATTCGACTCCAAGTAGATGGTGGGGTGAAGCTTGATAACCTGGCGGCGATTGCCGCAGCAGGAGCAGATACCTTTGTCGCTGGCTCGGCGATTTTCGGGCAACCCGATTATCGAGCCACGATCAACGCGATGCGTAATCAGTTATTAAAATGA
- a CDS encoding M61 family metallopeptidase, whose product MKPIHYTIIPKHPTAHLFEVTLTVFDPDPAGQRFMLPVWIPGSYKVREFARHIVRLKAHSVATGRQVPLQKIDKHNWQAAPLKGALILTYEVYAWEMSVRAAHLDDTIGFFNGTSVFLAVLGQQAAPCQVEIKPPIGAIYQNWRVATTLAEAAVTRRHGFGEYRAANYDELIDHPVMLGEFALARFNAHQVAHEVVIGGKVPALDLARLTQDLKRICETQIAFFEPQTKCAPFKRYMFMTMALTDGFGGLEHRASSALICKRSDLPAIGWAPGKLTDGYRTYLSLCSHEYFHSWNVKRIKPATFAPYDLAHENYTTLLWLFEGFTSYYDDLMLVRSGLMTMKDYFALLGKTLARVLRGSGRFKQSVAESSFDAWTKYYMQDENASNAIVSYYQKGALIALAFDLAIRAQTESTQSLDDVMRLLWQRYGRDFYQHKPVGIADDEIQALLHEATGVDLSELYQEAVYGTNDLPLAELLAPFEVTLEADMANNLPSLGMRVREGVWVEVAYEGGAAQRAGLSAGDRLVALDGLRVSGSNLDALLARYQVADQFDVHIFRRDELRCVQLTLDPPEVASYRLHSSESCSEARKWRDAWLYE is encoded by the coding sequence ATGAAGCCAATCCACTATACGATTATTCCTAAACATCCCACCGCGCATCTTTTTGAGGTGACGCTCACGGTGTTTGACCCTGACCCGGCAGGGCAGCGTTTTATGCTGCCCGTGTGGATTCCAGGCAGTTATAAGGTGCGTGAATTCGCGCGACATATCGTAAGATTAAAGGCGCACTCGGTAGCCACCGGGCGCCAGGTTCCGCTGCAGAAAATTGATAAGCATAACTGGCAAGCAGCGCCGCTCAAAGGGGCGTTGATACTGACGTATGAGGTGTATGCATGGGAGATGTCGGTACGTGCTGCCCATCTTGACGACACAATTGGTTTTTTTAACGGCACCAGTGTTTTTTTAGCGGTGCTTGGCCAGCAAGCCGCGCCTTGTCAGGTTGAAATAAAACCGCCGATTGGAGCTATATATCAAAACTGGCGGGTGGCGACTACGTTGGCTGAAGCAGCAGTTACCCGCCGCCATGGTTTTGGTGAATATCGCGCAGCTAATTACGATGAATTGATTGATCATCCAGTCATGTTGGGTGAGTTCGCGCTAGCGCGTTTTAACGCGCATCAGGTAGCGCATGAAGTCGTCATTGGTGGAAAGGTTCCAGCGCTTGATTTGGCGCGTTTAACCCAGGATTTGAAGCGTATCTGCGAAACCCAGATCGCGTTTTTTGAGCCACAAACAAAATGTGCGCCATTTAAGCGTTATATGTTTATGACCATGGCGCTGACGGACGGGTTCGGTGGCCTTGAACATCGGGCCTCATCAGCTTTGATTTGTAAGCGTAGTGACTTGCCAGCTATCGGGTGGGCGCCAGGCAAGCTGACAGATGGGTATCGCACTTACCTTAGTTTGTGTAGTCACGAATATTTTCATAGCTGGAATGTTAAACGGATCAAGCCAGCTACATTTGCGCCCTATGATCTTGCCCACGAAAATTACACGACATTACTCTGGTTATTTGAAGGATTCACTTCTTATTATGATGATTTAATGTTGGTACGCAGTGGGCTTATGACCATGAAGGATTATTTCGCTCTGCTCGGTAAGACCCTGGCAAGGGTGTTGCGTGGGAGTGGCAGGTTTAAGCAAAGCGTTGCTGAGAGCTCATTCGACGCTTGGACTAAATATTATATGCAAGATGAAAATGCATCTAATGCGATTGTAAGTTACTACCAAAAAGGAGCGTTGATTGCGCTGGCTTTTGATCTTGCCATCCGAGCTCAGACTGAATCGACTCAATCGCTGGACGACGTGATGCGGTTGCTATGGCAGCGCTATGGTCGGGATTTTTATCAGCACAAACCGGTGGGCATTGCTGACGATGAAATACAGGCTCTATTACATGAAGCCACGGGTGTTGATCTCTCAGAGTTGTATCAGGAAGCGGTGTATGGGACAAATGATTTGCCCCTAGCAGAGCTATTGGCGCCATTCGAGGTGACGCTTGAGGCTGATATGGCGAATAACTTGCCTTCGCTTGGTATGCGCGTGCGCGAAGGTGTGTGGGTTGAGGTTGCATATGAGGGTGGTGCGGCGCAACGAGCTGGCTTGTCAGCAGGAGATAGGTTAGTCGCGCTTGATGGCTTGCGCGTGAGCGGCAGTAATCTCGATGCGCTGCTGGCGCGCTACCAAGTAGCGGATCAGTTTGACGTGCATATTTTCCGGCGTGATGAATTGCGTTGCGTGCAGCTCACACTGGACCCGCCAGAGGTTGCAAGTTACCGGTTACATTCCTCGGAGTCGTGCAGTGAGGCGCGTAAATGGCGTGATGCATGGTTATATGAATGA